The nucleotide sequence TGATAAATTGAGttaaattgaaaagaaaaagaaaataataatactattaataataatgatcgTGTGCCTTACCGTTTCCATTATAAATGGAAACCAAACATGCTGATTGTTAAGCAACTATTTGGATGGATTTAAATTTTCTTACAGACGGCAATTTATAAGGATTTtgaaatttagaaaaacaaaaactggtcGACTGACTGTCGTTTGTTTTTCACCTATTGAATCGAACCACTAAGTGCAGCACTGACGCTTGTGCATTATTAAATCATGGTTTTCAACATACGAAGTAGATTTGAAATCATCACAGTCCTGTTAAGAGGGGAAGCCTAACATGATGCGTAATAGTCAAAGTTAACATTCCTACAAAATCttacttttttaatgtttcccaACAAGTGTATTGTCACTAATTTATAATTTATATGGTTGCCTGTTCAGCCTTTGTGTCTTTCACACAAGGGGGAAATGGAGTATTGGTACATTATGGACAATATACAATCGAGTGGCTTTGTATATAGTAATACGTATGGTATGCGTGTGTgattctgtgtgtgagtgtgcgtgtgtgtgagtgtgtgtgtattggcaGGGGTAGCGAGTGTGCATCTGTATTTTAGTGCCATGGCCATTGTGTGAAGAACAGGATCCAACAAGACCTCAATGTCCCAGTATTTATTGAGATGGTTAATccctgtaaagcacttttccctcttcttgaaatggttttgttttgttaaaaaacatgaaattaaacaaaaaagtttATTTGATAGACTGTGCAtcataaatgttttttgtgtactaaaatgcaataaaatagaATGTGATAATTTTGTGGCTATTCTGTGGTGTCATTTCTAAAGAAAAACGTGAAGGTATATTCTCGTTTGTACCAAACAAAAACGTTTGACAAAAGAAACAGACGAGTGGGCACAGCATTTAAACTGCACTGAAAAGCAGACTCACTCAAAAAAAGTACAATGCATgagttttattgatttttatgaagtcttaaaatgtgtgtgtgagtgtgtgtgtgtgtgtgtgtgtgtgtgtgtgtgtgtgtgtgtgtgctctcaagCATGCACCCATGCCTCCCTGCctagggagagagagagagagagagagagagagagagagagagagagagagagagagagagagagagagagagagagaggggtgatTATTTCTAGCATCTGCTAAAGAAATGCTACTTTTAAAagtcttcatttttattttattcctgacattttttctgttttcagacaCTGAAATATAAGTAACCTCGAGTCTCTAAAGATACTCtggtctgagctgctctgaaaagtttaataacattttaacaAATACATGATTTTCACCAAATGTGTATGTTACTTGTacaatgacaaagaaaaacattgagaaaTTTCAGCTTGACTGTTCATATTTtctttgcaacaatgtatctaAGTCGTGAATGTTCATTAATGGCCTGGAGCAGCCTGAAGCCTATCTGCTAGCACTCTCCCTATGTTGGTTAACACTGTATTATGTAGATGTTTGTGCCAGTGGAACGCCCATGTGAACCCTAAAATTTATTTTATGGTAAAACTGAACCTGCAGTTGGacccacaaaacacaaacagtacATTTGGTTGAACAAATCACACAAAATGTCATTGATCTAAATTCATTCAGTAGATGATGTTTGTTGAAAAATATGCTTTGAtaacactgaattaaaaaaaaggccacagttattttacttttctacttttctcccgaaaaaaaaaaatctatttatttataaacAATGCTTGAAAAGTTCACCTTTAAACTGTGGCATGTTCCTCCATTCCTCTGGATGTGTCTGTTGTTTCTGGATCCACCTCTGCTGATGCACTGCAGGCCTTCCGACAAGTTCGCACAATCCACTCATGTTCAGAGTCATCTGCGGGACAAAATCCACTGGACATTACCAGGTTGTCTTTTTTCAATTGTGGAAAAAGTGGTTTGAAGGTGAATTGTGTGTCTCTTCGTTTGACCTGTACACAAATGTGAGCCTAAGGGAAAAAAAGGCATGCGGTGCAGCCTaaaaagtggttttgtgtgtgCTCGGTTAAATGGTTTAAATTAAACGTGTAACCTGTGTGATTACACTGCAGGTCATCTGAAGTGTGAGGCTGCAGTGTGAAGTGCCATTCATGTCTGGGTAAGAGAAGCGTGACGATTAGTAGAAAATAACTTCTCAGAGCCACTTCAGACACCGATAAATAATCACccgcctaaaaaaaaaaaaaaaaatggacgaTTTTTTTAAGCGAAACGACTGCCAGAGGAGCCGATAATAAACCAGTTTTTCGTTGTTAAAAAGTGAAACGAGTAGCTAATTGCAGGGGGAAGTGAGCTTTCTGTGAGGAGCGCGCGCAGCTGCACGCACTTGAGCGGCTCGCGGGGCCTCACCCCCGGGGTCCACCGCGCGCGGGGCTCCATTGTGCGCCGGAGCAGGTCTGCAGCTCTCCCCACTGATTGGACCTAATTACCAGCGAGGGGCGTCGACGCTAAACAGCCACTTCAAGTCCGGCACACCTCCTCCCCCCGTCTGCTGCCGCTCCTTCCTACCTGCTCGGACCGGGAGGTCAATTGAACTCCGGCGGACACCGGGACAGCTGCTGCGAGCCGCCGCGAGCCGCGGCTCCTTTGTGAGACTTCCAGCGGAAGAAGGTCATTATTAAAGCCTATACATATCACTGTGTTGCCATGGGACTGACCGCAATTAACCACAACCGGCAACTCGCCTTAATGATAATTAGATTGGGACTATTTTATATATCTGCTGTCATTCCGCCCACTTGAGATTGTAAAGCAGCGTTTATGTGGAGATTGAAGTCACGTGTAATTGGCATGTAAGTTATCTAAGGGCACAGGTGGCTGATGGTTTTTAGGCCGATCCCTGCAATCTGAAGACACATGGACATTTCTGGAATCAGTGTTTAGCAGTTACTGCAATTAACTTAAAGACAGTCTGGGAGTGCCAGGTTGCAGAcactcttttatttttaaaaattgtgaTTATTTATTGTTAAAGAGAATGATTTCATTTAGAATAATTGTGAAATTAGGCATGTTTGCAGTTCATGCAGATACTGTATAAATAAGATAAGGACAGGGTGATTTTGGAGGCAAAATAATTTTCAACTTAATGTTTAAATGTGAATGTGATGAAAAAATGCATCCAAAATACAAGATCATAATAAATCTAACACAAGTTGCAAAGAGCATACATTCAATGTGGACGCCTCCAATCACCATCACTAAATACTATAATCCATGGGTCAGACATGGCcaataatatattttatgatgaaaatacaggaaatccAGCATTCAACCAAAACTCTAGACCTACAACTTAATTTAAgacttcctgtgtttcatgtgtGAGCATCAAGTTAACTGAAAGATAACAGCCATGCTTACAATACAATTATCACCCTCTGTAATACAAACTAATGAAGCAAAATAGAGGATGTGGAAACAGGAGAGGGGCTATTTATGATGAAGCAGTACAGTATCATTATCAATCCATCATTATAAACAGGTTTTTGCAGGGATACAAACTTAATACTGGAAGTTTACAGTGCCACCGTAACAATGAGTGAAAGGCTACAAAGCTTCACATCGATGCTTCCTGTAAGGTTTTACATTTTACAGGCATCACAAGGTATTTAAGATTTGAGGTTCTGAGAAGTATACATGCCAAATCCTGTTAGCAGCAGCAGGGTAGGAAAATAAGGGCTGAATGACCTCCtcttcttttcatcattttaaagtGATGTATAGTGATGGTGCAAGAACCATTTCAGAACAAACTTTGTGTCACATTTATGTGCAATTAAGTGTAAAATAGACACACCATACTTTCTTTCTTTAGTTGATATTCTTCTAGACCTTGAACCAACTTGGACAACCATTGTGCAATGTACAGAgtagagagagagtgtgtgtggaagcgATAATGGCACCTTGTTAAAGTCTGTTTACCTTAATCCTTAAAATACACTCAGAGGGAAAGTGTTTCCTTCCAGTCTAATGGTGGTGATttaacactcaaacacacagacgtTTATATACCAAGACCTATACCCTGGATTAATTACAAATGTGAAAATCCATTTTCCATCATGCATAGCAAACAACAGAGCTCGGCCAGGTCAAGAGGTGAAATTATGTCAAAATTTCTGTCATACTGACAATCATGGGAGAAAGCAACGACGCAGTGACAGTATGAGATCCAACTCTGAAAGTGATCCGCTGACAGGAACCAGGGACTCCACTCAGGGTTAATATATGCTAATACTGGCATAGTTTGTGGTTTCAGAGAGGAGGCACCGCAATGAAAACTGAATGTGACTCACTGGCACATCCACGTTTGACTTCACTTTCATCATTGACAGAAATGCTGGATGGTTATCCAGCATCTTCatacgctgtttttttttacttttgttaactttggtctatttaaaaaaaaagggagatttttttttttttttttttttttttggaaagcagTGCCAGAGTTTGTTCCACTTCTCAGAGTCCAGGCTGATTTTATCTGTCTATGAAACACCTCGCCTGGACGGAGACAAAGGGAGGGGCTGTGGCTTGGTCACCAGAGGTGTTTTCCTTGGCAGTGGAATGTTTTTCACTGTGGACCTCTTTCTGTGCAGACTTTCAAATGGAAGCGCTCGCTGCAGAAACAGGAAAGTGCTACAAATAATATGGCAACACATGGCTCCTTCTGTAGCTGCCCGTTGCCAAGTGCGAATACAGCACGCGCaactgagagagtgtgtgtttgtttgtcgtAACAGAACATATTCAATCAGCCAGTGGCAGGGATTTGATTGTGCAGATGTgccctgtttgtttgtttttttctttttctgctcattcttttttaattacagCAAATGCAAATGTCTTACATTGTACCTCCAAACTTAAGCATCAGTCGCCATCAGCAAGGCCAAATTATGGTTGTGTTGCTCTGGAAGTTTGCTGGGAATCAGTTAAAAATAACCTCTTTAGCTGTTTGTGTATGAAATACTTAGTTTGTTGATTGTGTGATTAGTATCTCAGATTTACCAGTAATCACTTCCTTGTGTTGTAGCCTGTTGGCTTTCATTAAGATGAGTTGTTTGTGACACCCTGAGGTAGAACCACATGCTTGGTGCAAATACTCTCATCATATCCAAAGAGAACATTCAAGAAATTACAAAGAATTAGGCCACAACCACAGTCTGAATCACTCGTACTTTTAAGACACAGTATGTTAAATAGAGTTTTGTTATAACTATTTCTGGTTCCCATTATTTTCAATATGTTAAATGTGCCGAAAGTAAAGTTTCCACATCCTCATAAAACTTTACAGTTTCATCCAGAGGTTGAATCCCTCTGATATCTGCTACCAGTGACCAGTTTTTAAGATGAGTGTGCAATCattgtttcttaaaaaaaaaaaatgaaaacacgcAACACGCTCACTGATGAAGAAACAACATCCAAAAATCATAAATACCAGCTTAGATCATTTATCAAATGACAAATCAAGGACAGATATGcttcattttgacattttctgcttTCCATATTTCTTTGTTATACATCAGAGGAGAGATCATTTGAAGAGACAGAAGATGActgataaataataaattaaactgTTGCTTGTTAGTGACAGAGACCAAAGTTATAAAGTTAGGATGTTTTCGCAGTCCTCACAACGAACCAGATTAGTACATTTCACATTCGTAATGTCCCTAACATTAAGCCATCTCTAAAAATTGTAATCATAGATCTAAGAGCTGTATTAGCTCTCGTGCCACCGCAAGACAGACACCGCACAAATATGATAATGCAACACCACAAaagctccttttctttttcatcctcCTTTGAATATTTGGAGCTATTTGAGTCCAGCCTGTTGATTCCTGTAAGCCTCTCTTCAGACTCCTCCCTGGTCTTGTTTGGGCTGTCCCAGTGTCGTCCcactgagcagcaggaagctgcacCACTCAAGTGTTGGGGTGGTTGGTTAGTTTGTGACTGTATTCTAAACAAACTGCTTAGGCGTTAGATCATCAAGACAGATTGCTCCTTCAGACCAACCCAATGAATTCTTGGAACACTGAAGGAAGTTGGCGATTTTAATTTACCTGCCAGTTTAAATGACCaactcacatttaaaaaaagtattttatttaaaatagtGTTTGTTAAAAAATAGTCTGGAAAACTCGCGGGCATGTTATAAAAAGACAGTTCAATGCATAATTGAGAATAATTCAGTTGGTTTCAgtatttcttgaaaaaaacttGCACAGAAAAAGCCTGTCTGATATTAagatgttaaagaaaagaaatatatgCAGATGTATACAAGTATATGCACAtgcacatatatacatacatatgtgGTCTGAACTATCTGCAGATCTGAAATATTATCTAAGGCAAACCTGATAAGAGAATATTACAGTAGTCAATGCAAGATGTAACAAAAGCTTGCATGTGGAGTTCAGCATTCTCAAATGACAGCCCGTCATTTTCTGGCTACGATTCtgactttgatttaaaaaaaaaaaaaaaaaaaaacacacacacacaccaagattGGAAGTGATGTGCTTGTAAGCTTAACTGAGTGAATCATTAAATGTCAGGATCAGTCCGATGGTCATGGATTAATTACGTTTTTGTCGTCACCATTTGTAATactgttttttaaaacacattttaatccagagttttattagtttttcgAGTATTAGCCATATGTTGGAACTTATTTTCAGTTCAGCATCATGCTCAAGTTTATGTTTGATAAAAGGAGCAACCCACAACTGTTAATCTTGTGACTGACCACACACATTTACGCTGTTGCAAGTTGGATTAATCAATATATCCCAAACATGCACTTGGATGACAGCAGCAAGAGAAAACCCCAGCCATTCACTGTAAAGACTGAGTATAAATAGACTGACTGAGTCCTTTGAGTCTACTTGCACAAGTTTTTAAATCCTTGTGTCACACCACATTTCTGCGCTGTGCACCGTAATTCTTCACATATCGCTGCATACATGCAGGCGTTGATGACAAGAAATTGCCTCAGCTCCCAAAATAATCTATACCCTCTTGGGAAATATTAGCAACAGATCCTATTGTTTTGCTCTTTGGCACCAGTCCAAGAAGAACTGTTTGTCCAAGTTAGCAACAGTAACTAAGAGGGGGAGCAGGGTTTTTGTTAAAGGTCAGCTTTGGCCGGTAAGTGAATTTTTGCCTGATATTTCCTAGCAACAACATGTAGTTCCTGCTTGCAAAATCTAAATCATGTGTGTTAAAACAATTCCatatgcatcatttttgcaacTTTTTGTGAGTCCGAGTGTGTGTCCTTGCCAGCTCCGCTACACTGGGAGCTCCTTCCTCTTTCTTGCAGCAGCAAGCACCCCCACTGGGAGGGTGGGTCTTCCCTCTGTCCCATCATCCTTTCAGTCCCCATCCTGGGCGGAAGCCGCAAGGCAATAAATTCAGTCTTCACACCCACTCTGACAAATATGCCTTCACCTCCCAGGGTTGAAAAATAAATCCATACAGGATAAGGGAGCATTCTTCTCAAGAATTGTATACCAAGACAAAAGAGAGAGCGCACATGGACATAAATAGTGTGAGTATTACACAAGCATATACAGCACACATCCCACCGCACACATGAACGCTGCCAAACATTGCACACATCGATTAAACAGTTCCTGTTTGACTCCACATTCATCTAAATCAAAACAGAGATTCAGAATATTGTTGGAAAGTGTTCAGTTCCTCTCCTTTTTCATCTCAACTTCCAAACCCcccctgccaaaaaaaaaacgtctttttgtttctctctcttgtaTTCCTCCATGTCTTCTTTTAACCATCTAACCACTGATCAAGTAACAAACAGCATTCTGCATGGGGCGGCTTTGCTGTCATGCAGGAATTACACAGATATGCACTGAAGATTATCAAGGatttcagagcagctgaagtGGCACAGAAGATGGAGAGAGAACTCTTTAAAATGTGCTACAGTTAAAAAAGGGCAGAAATGACCAACAGGAAGGTGCAAGAAGCATCCGGCTGAATACATGCAACTTTTATAAACTGCTGTTATTGCCAAAGGCTCTGCAGCAAAAAGTTTAAGGAAGGTTTTCAAGAACTGGCTCAAACTTATATtctttgtttagttgtttttcaaatattttgatGGAACACAATCAATTTATTGGCATTTACTCGATATTCTAAATTATGTCTTCAAAAGTCAAACACTAGTAATTCTGTTCTCTACCTGTAAGCATTTCTAATTGCGGACCAAAGCAGCGGACTGACAAACAGTGCATCTGCCAATTACTTAATATTCCTATCCCGAAAGCTATGATGTGAGCTTTGtctattattatttagttttcCAACATTGTCTGGTGATGTAAAATCATGGCGGACACAACGTGATGAGCAGAGTATGCCAGAACATTTAAGTTTCTTCCTGGACACCTGACAGACTGCATTCACTTCAAATCAGGGGTTCAAAACTGGGCACTCGCTCAGCTGAAGAAACGTGTCTTCAATTTTCCACTCTTTACAAATACCAAAAGAATAGTCTATAGAGGCATGTTTATCAGATGAAATGTATCTGTAACCCCCCATCAGATAATAACAGGGGCGAACCATTAAAGTCACTCCACATTGTCTTATCAAAACCTTACCAGAGTCACCAAGCACACTTTCAGACTTGTTAAAAGGTCAGACTTGAACTCTGTCtaatattgttgttttgttgctgctatTTTAAAagcagttattttcttttttttatttctcattgtGATCCACATTGTTTAGGACTGTTCTCCTTTGGTTCTAGCTGGACTGATCAGAGGTTCTGCCCCATATTGCTAAACCACAAGCAGGTTTTGAGCTCCATGATAAGCATCACTATATTCCTTAAAAACGATAGTGCCTTGTGATGAGATTTAACTCCTTTGAGACTTGAATCAAAGAAATGTTTCAGTCTTCTCCACAGTTACCATCTTATTTCAGCAAGACTTTTAATAAATGGTACCAAAGTTAATTGTAGGAActaatgttgtttttagttttcatcAATTATAAAAAACAATGTACAGGCTCATGAAATTTTTATGTAACACACTAGTCATAAAACTTTGTAAACATCTGTacatactttgaaataaatatgtAATGACTTCACCTGACTGTCTTGTAATTTATCTGAGCATAACAGACCATGgtgaatgaataataataaacagtCAGATGGAGTCAATTTGGCCGCACTCATGCAAAATACACAGCCTTAATTAATACATGCAGAAATGCAAATAGTTATTTTCCTGATTCAGCACAGAGTCTGGGCATAATTCAGTAAATATCTCCAGGTAAAAGGCATACACTGAGAAATGTCCTTATTTGGACGCATCTCATGGTGTATTTGTTGGGGAAGGGATACAAAGGTGACATAAACAGCACATTTTCTGCTCACCTGCATTCCTGAGGAATCTGCCAGTGTAGGAAGTGACGACTCTGGTCGTGGGGTCATAGAAGCCATCTCCGCAGTCAAAACATCCATCGGGGATGGTTCTTGGAGGATGTAGATTGGTTATCTGAGATTCTCCTGTGTGGACACAATGGTTGTTTTgcattgaaataaaatattgtttttattatttctttcagACTATTTTTTGAGATTATACTATTGATATGAGCCTGAGAATTGCTTTAGGATTGGATAATGTTACACATGAAATGGTTTTGATCATTTGACCATCATCAGATTCTGGGTGATAAACATTTCGAATAGGTTTTGATTGTTAACATGACTGTGTGAAGTAAAAACTGCTCCATAGATCTAATTTACTGGAGAGAACTAAGGACTTCACCAGGAAGCATACCATACATTTGTTTGGTTTCCAGCTTGCATACTCCTGAAATTGCTGGATTTTGATGAGACTTACTGTATTTTTATATCTTCCAGTATCATTCATGTGGTCTTTCCACCATGATCTCCACCTAATTTGCATTGGGATCATTTGGGAGCAGGAATATTGAGGAAATTGTGTGACACAGTGAACAAATAGCTAAATTCCGCACCTGAAGGTCTGAGTCCGTCGCACCTTTCACGATAGAAACGTCTGTCATAGCCATCACAGTAGTCCCAGTTCTTCTCCTCGAACTGCAGTCCATCAGCAAAGGTGAATTTCCCCTTAAAAGGAAGCAGAATGAGACCAGGGGCCAGtcaggtttcatcttcatcaaGCAAAACcagtaaaatgataaaatataaacatatCAATAACAACcgtaaatgtttttcttttgttttactgATAGAAATGAGTGTATATTCTTGAAAATCTTTACATTCAATAcaagtttgtctttttttgttctcttcagAATAAGTCTGTCACCTGCAACactcatgtttttacaaactcactaTCATGGTATGTCTCTTTGACTTGAATGCTATTTTGGCAGCACTGGGTTAGCGTTTAGCGCTATGAATTTGGTACATcagctactttaaaaaaaaaaaaaaaactttttctattTGCAATGTCAGCTCAGCCCTGATCCACTTCCAGGTAAGTTTGTGCTGGTGGACAACACATTTGGCACCCCtgttttaatattatattttcTAGCAGACAAAATAAATTGCTGTTTATCTCTCCAAATTGATAAATTGTGTTCCTAATTTCGATATCATGTTTGAGAAACTTGTGCTATTTGCTTCTTCTGCCACCATAGTCCATcacatacttaaaaaaaacagatttccaaagctggaacaaacaaacaaagcctcCAATACTGATGATAATACACAGGCCTCACTGTTGACAGTTTTCAGTATTCCTTTCAAAGTTCCAGCAAGAATTGTTACATGTGAGTTCTGAAGGCTATCCTGCCTACTCCAGACATGGTTTCTGGAAAGATAAGTTGCTGTTGAGGTtttcaaatgtcagttttcaacATATCAGGCTATACAAAAGAACTAACATTTCCCTCTATTGTCTTTGAATCCAGGGAGAATTCTTAAGGCTGAATATCTGAAAACCTCAGCAGATAAACTGTCTGAATAGATGAATATCACTTgaggaaagcagaaaaataTGTCCTTTACAATTCTGGGTGAACTaaaaaccgtgtgtgtgtgtgtgtgtgtgtgtgtgtgtgtgtgtgtgtgtgtgtgtgtgtgtgtgtgtgtgtgtgtgttgactcaACTGTTAACATATGCTGAGAAAAGCATTAGACACATAACATTATCACTTTTTATTACCAGTACAGTGCGTAGTCgctaaaagaaaagaagaaacgaCCCATTAATTCAGTCACTGTGCTGCAATCATCTCACATTGTTATCacagtatttatttaaatgtgccTCTACTGGAAAAGTTCAGGTGTTCCTAATAACAATAATTCCTCTGTGCCACTGAAATGTCCTCACATGTCACTGGACCTGTAAGCAACATGCTCCTATCAAACAGCTATGGACTGTCTGCAGCCATCGTTTTGGCTGTTGGTTGTTCAAAACGTAtgtgcaaaaatgtaaaatgtttcatgggcagggaaaaaaaaattatattttaattatAGGATGGATCTGGTTCACTTTACCCATGAGTGTATTTGACATAGTATAAAAAATATGATATGGAAGATACAGGGATATTGGATCTTGAACATTCAAACACATAATGAGTCTCAAccttttacatttttctaaTTTAAAATGCTTCAACCCGTTCTTAACCTTTAATCAAAGATATTAAAGCAAAACTAGGATTATTTTTGAATAACTGCAATTCACATCAACTTGTTGGAATGAATCTTAAATAAAGTGGTTGTATAATTAGCTGTAACCATGCAGACATTACTTTCTGAGTATGAGTTTCTGGGTTCGTTGGGTTGTATTGGTCTGCTTTGTGAATTGAGGTGggtgggtttttgtttttgttttttctgtgggGCTGGCATAAAATACAGGTGTGGGGTATTCCTGGACCAAGGTTAGTTGTGGTTCAGAGCTGCTATCAATTCAAATGAACCACAACTGCAGTGATGATAATAATTGGAGTGATCACTATTGTGGCAAAGCCCATGAAAGACTGAATCAGTTCAGAGTGGACTGAACCTTTCTacagggaaaaaagagagaaaccaaATTACTATGACAATAACGGTGAGTGATTGCTAAAAGGGACCAGATGGACTATCAGCTATAACCAATGTGAAACACACAGTCATGCTTGTCAATGCATACTTTCTGACATGCATGcaagggcacacacacacacacacacacacacacacacacacacacacacacacacacacacacacctgtttagCTATACCGTTTTCCCAGGTGGCCTCATATTTGCTTCCATTAGGAAAGAGTAGCACTCCTTT is from Salarias fasciatus chromosome 7 unlocalized genomic scaffold, fSalaFa1.1 super_scaffold_4, whole genome shotgun sequence and encodes:
- the morn5 gene encoding MORN repeat-containing protein 5; translated protein: MEFTGSSFKGETKDGRMDGEGEYTFPTDTKYVGEMKDGMFHGKGVLLFPNGSKYEATWENGIAKQGKFTFADGLQFEEKNWDYCDGYDRRFYRERCDGLRPSGESQITNLHPPRTIPDGCFDCGDGFYDPTTRVVTSYTGRFLRNADDSEHEWIVRTCRKACSASAEVDPETTDTSRGMEEHATV